The following coding sequences lie in one Myxococcaceae bacterium JPH2 genomic window:
- a CDS encoding cupin domain-containing protein: MMHLDDMLPGWLLGTLEPEERRAAERHLAGCGGCRAAAERLRPVVDALGATVVPVSPPSGGLARLMGAMEGPGRLARFAGPVATLFDVTRERATALLASLGQPEAWMPGPVSGVELAPVEPGPGREGMMAAFVRLHPGARYPRHTHLGREWNLVLEGGLREQDGREVWPGEALDKAEGSSHDFTALMGPACIAATVLDGVVQFEPEPSTAP, from the coding sequence ATGATGCATCTGGACGACATGCTGCCCGGCTGGCTGCTCGGGACCCTGGAGCCGGAGGAGCGGCGGGCGGCCGAGCGTCACCTCGCGGGGTGTGGCGGGTGCCGCGCGGCGGCGGAGCGCCTGCGTCCCGTGGTGGACGCTCTCGGGGCGACGGTGGTGCCGGTGTCGCCGCCGTCTGGAGGGCTCGCGCGGTTGATGGGCGCCATGGAGGGGCCGGGCCGGCTGGCGCGCTTCGCTGGGCCCGTCGCGACCTTGTTCGACGTGACGCGGGAGCGAGCCACCGCGCTGCTCGCGTCGCTCGGTCAACCCGAGGCGTGGATGCCCGGCCCGGTGTCGGGTGTGGAGCTGGCGCCGGTCGAGCCAGGGCCGGGGCGCGAGGGGATGATGGCCGCCTTCGTGCGGTTGCATCCCGGCGCGCGCTACCCCCGGCATACGCACCTGGGGCGTGAGTGGAACCTGGTGCTGGAGGGGGGGCTGCGCGAGCAGGACGGGCGGGAGGTGTGGCCCGGCGAGGCGCTCGACAAGGCGGAGGGGTCCTCCCACGACTTCACCGCCCTCATGGGTCCTGCGTGCATCGCCGCCACGGTGCTGGACGGGGTGGTCCAGTTCGAGCCGGAGCCGTCCACGGCGCCCTGA